The Acidimicrobiales bacterium DNA window ACGACCTTCACCGTGCTGACCCCCGCGTCGCGCAGGGCGTCGAGGGCGGCGAAGGCGGGCAGATCCCCGATGTCGTCCCCCAGGTAGCAGGCGGCCGCGAAGCCGGACGCCAGCTCCGTCACCGCCGTCCCCTTGTCGACCGGGAGGGGAGGGCGCAGCTCGACCGAGCGGCGGGCGGCATGGACCGCCAGGCCGAGCCCGTCGGCCGACGCCGAGGCGAAGCCCCTGGCCCAGCGCTCCCCTTCGGGGTGCTGGCGCCAGTGCAGCGTCACCGACAACCCCTTGCGCTCGACCCGCACGCCGCGCGGGGCGGCCGCCTCGGCGCGGCCCGCGGCCGTCTCGACCGCGTCCCGCCACTCCTCGGCGGCGGGGGCCACTCGCACCCTGCCATCGCCCTCCAGCCACTCCAGCCCGTACAGGCCGCTGATCTGCAGGGCCGGGGGCAGCGGGGTCGACAGCTCGAGGCGCTCACCCAGGAAGGCAACGGGGCGGCCCGACACCACCGCTACCCGCCCGTAGCTCGCGCACAGCGCCAGCAGGGTGGCGACGGCGCCGGGCAGGGGCCGAGCGGCGGCGTGGTCGTCCACGATCGGGGACAGGGTCCCGTCGAAGTCGCTGATCAGGCAGGTGTGGGCGGGATCGGCCCGCAGGGTCTGCAGGGCGCCGGCCCGGGCGTCGGCCACCCGGTCCCTAGTGGAGGGAGCTGACCAGGTCGGGCCCGACCACCACGATCACCTCGGCGCCCGAGGAGTTGGCCACCGGCAGCTGGCTGGTCATGGCCTGGAGGGTGCCGGTGCCGAGCCCGGCCGCGGCGGCGACAGCCTGGGCGTCACCCTGGTAGCCCGACGCGTAGTAGACGGCCGACGCCCGGGCTGTCGAGGTGGTGTTGGTCGGAGCCAGCAGGTCGTAGCCCCCGGGGGCCAGCTTGGTCTTCATCTTGCCGGCCAGCCCGGCCACGCTGGTCCCGTTGGCCACGAGCACCTTCACCGACGAGGGCGAGTGGGTGGCCAGCGCCCGGGTCGTGCTGGTGGTCGTCGAGGACCGGGCCGTGGTCGTCGTCGAGGTCACCACGGCGGCGGCGGGCGCCGGGCCCGAGGCGGCGCCGCTCTTGCCGATCGAGGACAGGATCCCCACACCCAGCGCCACCGCCGCGGCGACGAGGAAGACCCCCCGCGCCGAGGGGCTCACCGGGCTCGGGGACCGTCGGCCGACCGGCCCTCGTACCGGGCCCGCCGGCGCCGGTCCCGATCCCGCCGCAGGCGGAGCACGACCAGCGGGTCGTAGGCGAAGGCCTCGGCGGAGTCCATCAGCGCGCCGACCAGCCGGTAGTAGCGGGTCGTCGACAGGCCCAGGCGGTCCCGGATCCGGGCCTCCTTGGAGCCGGGCTCCTGCCACCAGGCGCGCTCGAGGTCGAGAATGGCGCGCTCTTGGTCCGAAAGAGGCATTGGGGCCAGCCTGCCAACCAGGAGGTCGCGAAGCAAGCATCCCCCGCACCCGTCCACCACCGGCCTGACCGGGTGCGCCACCTCCTACCGACGCTGGAAGTTCGCAGCCCGCTTCTCGGCGAAAGCCCGGGGGCCCTCCTTGGCGTCCTCGGAGGCCATCACCGCGTTGGTGTACGCCGACTCGTAGGTGAAGGCGTCGTCCTCACTCATGTGGGCGGTCTCGTGCAGGGTCTTGAGGATGGCCTCCACGGCCAGGGGCCCGTTGGCGGCTATGGCGGCGGCCAGTTCCCGGGCCTTGTCGAGCGCCTGTCCGTCCGGCACGACGTGACCAACGAGACCGACGTCGCGCGCCTCGGAGGCCGTGATGTGACGGCCGGTGAGGAGGATCTCGGCCGCGACCGTGTACGGGATCTGCCTCTGCAGGCGGACGGCCGATCCGCCCATGGGATACAGCGACCAGCGCGCCTCCGAGACCCCGAAGCGGGCGCTCTCGCCGGCCACCCGGATGTCGGTGCCCTGGAGGATCTCGGTACCGCCGGCGATGGCCACCCCTTCCACCGCGGCCAGGACCGGCTTGGTCGGCCGGTAGGTCTTGAGCAGCCCCCGCATGATGAAGCCGGGGTCCTCCCGCAGCCGGGCCTGCTCGTCGATGGCGCCGTCGGGGTCCACATCGCCGGCCATGGCCCGGAGGTCCATGCCGGACGAGAAGTTCCCTTCGGCCCCGGTGAGGATGGCGCAGCGCAGGTCGTCGTCGTGACTCAGCGTCTTCCACGCGTCGTCCATCAGGGCGAACATCGTGAGCGTCATCGCGTTCTTACGCTTCGGGCGGTTCATCGTCACGATGAGTACCGACCCGTCACGGGCTACCTCTAGTTGGGCCATGGTGTCGCCTCCTCGGTCCGGGAAGACCCTCAGAGCCCGAGGTCGGATTCGAACCGACGGCCGCCCGCTTACAAGGCGGGTGCTCTGACCAACTGAGCTACTCGGGCCTCAGGGCAAGGTACCCGGGCGCGAGCCCATGGACTGGTTCCGGGACGAGCGGTCAGGCGACGGCGAGGGCGTCGGACTCGGCCGTCGCCTCGTTCACCAGGTGGGTGTCCAGCTTCCTCTTGATGCGCTGCAGGGCGTTGTCGATCGACTTCACGTGGCGCTGCAGCTGCACCCCGATCTCCTGGTAGGAGCGGCCCTCGACGTAGAGCGACAGGACCTCGACCTCGAGGCCGGAGAGCATCTCGGACATCGAGGTCCGGAGGCGCTCCATCCGCTCCCGGGTCACGACCTGCTCGGCGGGGTCGGGGGCGTGGTGCCCCTCGAGGATGTCGTCCCCGGAGCGCTCGTTGCCGTCCTCCCCCGGGCGCCCGGCCGAGATCGAGACGTACTGGTTCAGCGGCTGGTGCTTCTGGCGGGTGGCGGTCTTGATGGCGGTGATCACCTGGCGGGTCACGCAGAGCTCGGCGAAGGCCCGGAACGAGGCCTCCCGGTCGGGCCGGTAGTCCCGGGCCGCCTTGAACAGGCCGATCAGGCCCTCCTGCTCCACGTCGTCGGCGTCGGCGCCGACGAGGAAGTAGGCGCGGGCCTTGGACCGGGCGAAGCGGCGGTACCGCTCCATCAGGCTGTCCAGTGCCCCGACGTCCCCTGCCTGGAATCGCTCGACGAGCTGTTCGTCGGTCATCTCGCCGGTGGTGGTGAGGAAATCGCTGCGGGGGGCCATTTCTGCTCCTGGTTTGGTGTGACGCTGGGTGCGGTGTCGGCTAGGTGATGGGCTACCAGCCCGTACGGACTAGTTCTTTATATGCAGCCCTCACCGCGGGTGTCAACGGTCACACCCAGTGATTTTTGGGTCCAGGGGCAGGATTTAACACTCAGGACGTCATATATAGGATGTTTTAATCCGCCACGGAGTGCTACGCAAGGGCTAGTCCGATCGGCCCACCCCCCTCACGGGGTGTCCCGGATGCCGGCTCCCCGGCCCGCCCGAGGGCTCACCCTCGGTGGCGGGCCACCTCGAAACAGGCCACGGCGGCGGCCGCCGACACGTTCAGGGCCTCGAGCGAGCCCCGCCGGGGGATCGAGACCAGGAGGTCGCAGCGGGCCCGGGCCAGCCGGGACAAGCCCCGGTCCTCCGCCCCCAGCACCAGCGCCACCGGACCGTCGGCCACCTCCAGCCCGAACAGGGACGCCGGGGCGCCCGCATCCAGGCCCACGCTCCACACCCCGGCCCGGGCCAGGGTCGTCAGGGCCCCGGGGATGCCCGG harbors:
- a CDS encoding crotonase/enoyl-CoA hydratase family protein, translating into MAQLEVARDGSVLIVTMNRPKRKNAMTLTMFALMDDAWKTLSHDDDLRCAILTGAEGNFSSGMDLRAMAGDVDPDGAIDEQARLREDPGFIMRGLLKTYRPTKPVLAAVEGVAIAGGTEILQGTDIRVAGESARFGVSEARWSLYPMGGSAVRLQRQIPYTVAAEILLTGRHITASEARDVGLVGHVVPDGQALDKARELAAAIAANGPLAVEAILKTLHETAHMSEDDAFTYESAYTNAVMASEDAKEGPRAFAEKRAANFQRR
- a CDS encoding LytR C-terminal domain-containing protein, which encodes MSPSARGVFLVAAAVALGVGILSSIGKSGAASGPAPAAAVVTSTTTTARSSTTTSTTRALATHSPSSVKVLVANGTSVAGLAGKMKTKLAPGGYDLLAPTNTTSTARASAVYYASGYQGDAQAVAAAAGLGTGTLQAMTSQLPVANSSGAEVIVVVGPDLVSSLH
- the sigH gene encoding RNA polymerase sporulation sigma factor SigH — protein: MAPRSDFLTTTGEMTDEQLVERFQAGDVGALDSLMERYRRFARSKARAYFLVGADADDVEQEGLIGLFKAARDYRPDREASFRAFAELCVTRQVITAIKTATRQKHQPLNQYVSISAGRPGEDGNERSGDDILEGHHAPDPAEQVVTRERMERLRTSMSEMLSGLEVEVLSLYVEGRSYQEIGVQLQRHVKSIDNALQRIKRKLDTHLVNEATAESDALAVA
- the otsB gene encoding trehalose-phosphatase — translated: MADARAGALQTLRADPAHTCLISDFDGTLSPIVDDHAAARPLPGAVATLLALCASYGRVAVVSGRPVAFLGERLELSTPLPPALQISGLYGLEWLEGDGRVRVAPAAEEWRDAVETAAGRAEAAAPRGVRVERKGLSVTLHWRQHPEGERWARGFASASADGLGLAVHAARRSVELRPPLPVDKGTAVTELASGFAAACYLGDDIGDLPAFAALDALRDAGVSTVKVVAGSDEASPEVLAAADLVLPGPEAALAFLNELCC
- a CDS encoding DUF3263 domain-containing protein, which produces MPLSDQERAILDLERAWWQEPGSKEARIRDRLGLSTTRYYRLVGALMDSAEAFAYDPLVVLRLRRDRDRRRRARYEGRSADGPRAR